Below is a window of Lodderomyces elongisporus chromosome 3, complete sequence DNA.
tatttttatgtttattttttattttttattttttattttccttttttttttattttgaaatttgaatCAAAACACAGATAGGTCGAATGAAATTATTATGGAGTAGCAGAAGTTTAGAAATATCCTAATTTTATTCAACATACCCAATGCAAAATGATATGATATATAGAGACAACCGAATAAGAACATTTGATTCCAATGTCGATTCAGACAAAGTTCAGTACAGTTGGAACGATATAATTGATTTCCCATTTACATCAACTACAGGCTTGGTTGATGCCGGGTTCTATTTTGCACCGTTAAAAAATCAACCCAAAAGACTACGATGTGGTTATTGTACTCATGCTGTACAATTCAACGACGCATTAGACCTCAAATCTATTACATCGGAACATCTTAAAACGAGCTTTAAATGCCCCAAATCTTCAATGATCGAAGCTTTCTATTCATGCAATGACCCTAATTCAGAAGATTCCACCAGATTCAATTGGAGTAAGCATTCCATATACAAGAACCCATTCAGCAAAACGGCAATCGAATTTCGACGagagtttttcaaaaatttccCATTGGACAAGATATCATACAAGGCCAATTCAGATACCTTATCACAAGCGGGGTTTGTATACGACCCATTCGATCGTGAGAGTGATCGAgttatgtgtatgtattgCCATTGCGCGTTGGATTATTGGGAGGAAGACGATGATCCCATGGAAGAACATATCAAAAACAGTTCACGATATTGCTACTTCTTGGATATGTTTGAACAGCGCAAtcgaaaaaaatatgagttgaaagagaaaagtggAGATTTCGAAGTGGCAATAGATTCGATGAGATTGAATAAAGAGAATCAACTGGAAACACATTCCTTATTTGTTGATGCAGATGATAAATCAAGTGAGGAATTGAATTTGAGCTTACATCTGGAAACTGAACAAGGTTCAAGTTCTTCACACGATTTGGCGATGatggaaaagagaaaagatcAATATAGTTTGTCACATCAGAAATCACTGATGCCGAAATCAGAACTTAAATTAAAATCAAAGTCGCTGCAAGTGATAACACCAGATGTGATTGAAGTACAGAGTACAGTTGCAAAGCCATTGGGCTCAAGGAATGTCACGTCACAGTTTCAAAATTCAAGGTCAGATAGTGATTCAGATTCAGATTCAGATTCAGATTCGGATTTTTCTCAGGAGTTGCCAAAATTAAAGCGCAAATTGGAACCGCCGAATTACAGAACTAAACTGCTCAAAAGTGATGCCACTTTCTTTAATCAACAGAACAAACGTGCCAAACTTTCCAATTTGGAAAGCGCATCAAGTTTGCCAAGGACTTTACCTAGAACCAAACCAGGAAGGAGGGATGAAAATCTTGAATATTGGAACAAAGTACCAGACGATGACCTTTTACAGGAATTTATAGATGTTGCCAAAACTACTTCAAAAGTGCCCAACAAAGAAACTGACAGGAAGGTTAATGTTTTACCAGTACCAGCACCAGTTGCAGAAAACAACCGGGAATTATCTAGCACTCTGTCCCTTTCCATGGTGGATTCTAATGAGTTTGAAGGAGCTGAAGCTTTATTGAATGATCACAAGGATGATTCCCAAAGCAATTATGCTCCTGCAGCAGCTGCCGAtaacgacaacaacaacaacaacaacaacgacaacgacaacgacgacaacaatgatgatgatgatgttgttgatgatgatgatgatgatgatggatTTAGCGTTGACGTTGATGCTGGAGATACATCTTACAAGGAATCAAGCGGTAATGATGATTATACAGAGGATCTCGATGCCTCGATTGTAGAAATTAAACCAAAGACACACAACAAAGTCAAACAAGTTACTAAGAATACCAAAAGTAGACAAGATACTAAGTATTCCAAACTGTCTGCACTGAAAGATATGTCTCCTAAAATTAGCAACAAAGACAATGataagaacaagaagaaacctCAGTTGATTAAACGAGTCACACCTGCTCCAACTGTTGCTGACAGTTCAAATGAGATTCTCGACTATGCCGACGCCAGTGTGAGTAGATTGGAAACGCACGTGTCAAGGAAGGCTCGCATACCACCTTTAAATATAGAATTACCTCAAAACGATCAAATATTCCGAGAAGAAACATCGAAGGTAACGGAGCAACCGGCTTTTATATCTCCACGATTGCTGCCTAGAAAAAATACCATGTCTAAAAAAGGTAATGGTCCATTAAGTCCCAGTATCTTTGACATGTCTTACGATACAACTTTAGAATATGCCACGAAAGAAAAGTCGATGGAGAAGGCAActggaaaacaaaagattaaacacaagaacaaagaaaaggacaaggtcgaaatagaagaagtaaaagtGTTTCCAAAAATTGATGGCAAATTAAAGGGAAGCATAGACGAAAATTTGTCATCACAAAGTGAATCGAAACAAGAACCCCAAGAAACACTTTGTGTAGATGCACTTGAGGTACATGAAATCCAGGGCTCAAGCACTGCAAATAATTCATTAGTTGAATCGAGTAAAGGGGAAAAAGCGGATGCCGAGAAGAAACCTGAGGTTAGTGCTCCTACAAATCCATCTTTACATGCAAATAACGAAGCTTTAGAGCATAGAAAGAGAATGGAATTCCGCTCAACATCAATACCAAACGTAGAACAAGATTTAAAGCTAAATGATCAGACAGATTTTGATGGTAATGCTTCAGCATCAAGTAATAAAGACCAAGAAGATAATGTCTTTGACCGGAATGTAATTCCAGCAGTACCAGCAGCCGAGAAGACCAAAAACAGTGAGAAAAATGGACAAAAAGTTGAATCTACTGATGTAATGGATTCTGAAGCTGAGCAGTGTATTGTTGAATGCGCgacaaaaaacaacataGACAAACATGCCGATGGTATGCACTCAGATGGCATTAACGAAGACCACAGGGAAGAGGAGTATAAAGAAAATCGATCCACATCTTTTGATCATGTTGCAAATGTACCGATGAACGACAAAGTATTATTGGAGAATGAAAAGTTGTCCAAAGTGCTGGAgataaaatcaaataatGAACTTTGTATAGGTACGAAGGTATTGTCACCTGTTGTGGATACTGAAAAGAATAACGTTAAACGAGTTTCTTTGCTTCCTGATAAAGTTACTGAGAGCGATTATGCAGATTATTTAAAATTAGTGGAGAAATTTACTGCAGCAAACTCAGACAAACATTTTAAACACACAAATGAGGTGGAAGCGaacattgatgaaaaagggaaaattGAAAGGGATAATTTAATGCAATCACCAGTTGATTATGAATCTTCAAGTGTCGCGCATGAAAGTGGTCCAAACACAAGGAATCCACAGCAGTTATCGAAAATACCAAGTGATGTCCAAGAATACACAGGAAACCAATCCGATAAAGAGCTTGAACAAGatcaaagaaacaaaatattcAATGccaatgatgaaaatgaaaatgaaataaaagaaaatgatgaaGGCGAACATTCTACAAAAATCGTCAAAGAATTGGATCTTTTAGGGGAACATCCAAAGCTAGAGGTTAATGAAACTGCTGAGGTAGACGGCATTGAGACTAGTGGAGGAATCGAAAAGGAAAACGACAATGAGAACGATAGTAAAATTGATGAGAAAATTGAGATGGAAAGGAAACAAGAGGCAAAGAAcagcaaagaagaaaacaaagatcCTTTATTTGTTGCTAACAAGGAGGAAACTATACCAGTTGATATTGACGAGGACGAGGAAATATTATTGCTTGCGCAAGAGCACTTTGCAAAGATAAGATCTCCGTACAAATTGGATACAGTAATTTTGACTGAGGATCATACAAATAAAGGTTTACGATTACGAATGAGCGATGAGGGAAAGAAGGAGGATAGCAAAAACGAGAATAgggataaaaaaataaaggatgGTTTTTTAACAAAAATTCAACTGGTGCAACATCAGGATATTGTTGATAATTCGACCTTTGTTTCCAAAACctcatcctcatcttcttcctcatcctcatcctcatcttcatcttcttcgaGCGCTGGTGTGACAAAATTGCAGAATATATCTGAAGATATCTTAAAGGACAATAAAACAGCAAGAATACCTGCTTTGTCACAACATGGTACTTCTGCTCTAGCTTCAATTGATGCAACAAGAGGGACATCTTCAAGGCAAGAAAATGTCCCGGACAACGTCTCGGACAACATTCTGGAAGATATTTTGGATATGACCGAGCCATTGGCTATGAACTCATCGTTAACCGATGCTCGAAATGAATCCAATCGTGATGCTCACTATGACCAAAAGAACATTgtcaataaagaaaataaagaagtaGAACAGGCTTCGCGTAGTCCAGAGGGTACAGCGGATCTCATGATGTTGGTATTACAGCGCAAAGAGTCTTTAGAGACAAGTGCCAAAGAGCTTCGAGAGTTTGCAAACTCAGAATACGAACTACTGGATGATATTAATGGTGATTTGACTAGATTTATTGCCGAGATGCCTGAAGACGAGGAGCAAATGACAATAAGGCAGTGGGTTGAGCATTGTGCAAATAATTGCCGCGATATTGTACAGCAAACGTATTCAGAATTAAACCGGGCTATTTTGGCTGAGTATGATACTGCTATTAAAATGATAGAGTCAATTCCAAGCGAAGAAGagtaagaagaaaaaaaaaaaacaaaaaaatgctGGCACAATTAAGGCAATACGAAGTATTATAAACAACTTTGATATTGGCTTTACTAAAGTGGATTAAAGTCGATCATTATGTGAATCCTAAAAACTTTGAGTGTGGAAAATGTTAGAAGTTCTTtactttcgttttttttctttctttctttcttttgtatttttcttttagtttCTTTTATTACAAAACgcaatttttatttgacTTCACTTGACTTCTTTAATAATTTTGAATTAATTcactttttaatttttttatttatttttttttttctatttttgctctctctctttttctctctctttttaattttttttttctttattttttttttttaatttttgggaataaaaaaaatattatatTGTAATAATCACATCGACACCTTTGTGATACATTTCCATCCGTCATTTCTGTCCGTGATTGATTTTATCTCACTTATCAACGATCCACCACTTCAGCCACAGAGTTTGCTATTAGACCTCACATTAGAGTTGCACCAAGATCAAGGTGCTTTGATATGTTACAAAGAGCAATAGACAGAATTGTGACTTAGagattccaaaaaaaaaaagaatataaagaATTAGAGAATTAAAGAATTAGAGTGATACAAGCGATAGAGTGTTAAAGAAGCTCAAGGAAAACAATGTCGTTCTGGCCATTCAACAAttctttcaacaacaacaatgcaTTACTGAAGTTCTTGGACTCAGTACATGATCTCTCTTTGGTCACTATTGAGGATATGACCAAGGATCCGACATTGATGCAAGAGATTATTAACGAACTACACAATATCAAAGGTCATTACAATAATGCAAAGAATGGCAGTTTCCAATTTCTGCCGACAGGTGCAGAAAATGGCTCAGATTCTGCCTCGTTCACGTCTTCAACTGATAATAGCAATTCCAACTCAACAAAGGAGATCAAGGATGGGAAATTGATTGAGTTGCTTATACAGCCCCACATTTTACGAGGCTTTATTGTTATTCTCGAAGAAAGTGttgaattttttcatcaattgcgtattaaagaagaagaaaagattgtAAATTCAATTGAAGAGAATAATCCAACTACAGACATTGAGGAGAATGACGAAATGGAGGAGGCAAAAACTGAGGTGGAAACACCGGATGAAAAGTTTAGAAAGTGCGTGCAAAGCGCGGCTGATATTTTGGCCATTGACATGTGGATCATTTCAAACAGAATAATTGAAACACCAGGAATCATGGATGAATTGTGGCTGCTTTTGAAATTACCCAACCTCCATGAAAACTCACCAACTGTTCCGTACTTGGTGCGCATTTTGGACCAATTGCTTGATTTAAACAGCATCGAGTTGTTAAACTATGTAAGGCGACAAGAGAACTTGGTCGACACATTCTTGGACAAGATTGAAGTACCAGCCATAATggattttttctttcggATCATACAAACTGACAAGCCAGATTCACCAACAGGGATTTTGGAGACGATTGCCCTGCAGGGCGtaatcaaaaaattaatagaAATATTGAAGCCACAATCAGAAacacaatttgaaaatacaCCATATATTCCAGACCATCAGCAATATTTTAGACAAAGCTCGGCCACAGATTTCTTGAAAGCGTTGGTGACGATATCGTCAAATGCCGCGTTAGCTGTCGTGATGGAAACCAATATAGGACCAAATCAACTCACTCGCGAATTGGTCACACCTGAAATTGTTAATACAATAATCCACGATATTATGCTCAAAAAAgttaaagataaagatggTAAAATTCAAACAAATAAGCATGGGATCAATAATTGCGTTAGCATTATTATTGAGTTAATTAGAAAGAACAATTCAGACTATGATCTCAATTGCGGATCATATAGCTCAATGCTTCAAACTGGAGATGGCACGCCTGGAGAAGTAAACTCTTTTGTAATGTTTCAGTGGCTAAAAGACTTTGAGCAAAATCCGCCAAGCCAAAGAGATCCGATATATTTGGGGGATATGTTGCAATTGTTTTCTGAaaacttgtcaaatttCCAAGAATTGCTCGAGATTGAGCCTATACCACCATCAAAAGTACAGACTGATATACTCGGATTTACAAGGTTCAAAATCTCGGAGCTAATAGCTGAGCTCCTTCACTGTTCTAATATGATCTTGTTGAATTCTAAAAAGATTCGCCGAATCATTCGCATTCGAGATCAAATACGATCTCAGCAAAGCAAGCGGTTGCGCAAGGCTTTGGAAGACAAAATTGCatttaaagaaacaaatgcAGCAGATATCCATGATGTAACTTTAGGGTTGGATGATGTTTCATTAGATGATGTCCACTTTGACACACATTTGCATAATAATAACGTTCACGACGATGAGAGACACggcaatgatgatgatgatgatgatgatgatgatgatgatgaggagggagaaaaagaaaaagaagaaaaagaagaagaagaaaaagaaggagaggaagaaaatCATAGCAATATAAACAATCATGATGATGTCGATAAAGCTGGTGATGAACGAAGAGGAGATGAGAATAGTTTGCTGCACGATGTCCCCACCCCAAACTCCGTGTCCAATTCAACTTCGGCTCTTCTTAAAGATTTAGAATTGACAGAGGACtctgaagatgaagaaccTTCTATTTCTCCAGAAAATCCGTTTGTGTGCACTGACAGAGATGCCGCAATAAGGCTGGATCCTTGTGTTGGCGATTacttcaaaatcaaattaaTTGATCTGAACATCTTGGCTAATATTGTCAGCAAATTCACCAAATACGAGTGgaacaattttttccaCAATGTTgtgtttgatttgattcAACAGATTTTCAACGGAAAGTTAAATTCATACAACTCTTATTTGATTGTTGAGTTGTTCAAGACAGATAAATGCGACTTGACAGGAGTAATTGCTCGCTCATTTGAAATAGAAATTGAGCCACGACCAGGCTACATGGGTCATTTAATTTTGATTGGAGAAGAAATTGTCAAGTTTACCTCATTGTATAAACCTGACCTCATTTCACCCGTTATAGTTGAAGCTGTATCGAACCAACGATGGATTTGGTTTATTAATGAAGTCTTGTCAAAGACCAGAGAGATCTACAATGTAGTCTTGGGAGCTGATAATGGTGACGAAGATACTGATTATGGGTTTGATACTTCTACCGTGGGATATCTTGACGCAGATGAGCCAAAGAAGATTATTCTTGGCGATTCGTCAAATCATGACGAATTTGTTAGAGATAACACCGACTCAAGTCTAAACGGAGGTTTTAATACAGacaaaaatgcaaatggaAACGCAATTTCAGAtgaaaatgcaaatgcaaacaCTAAGACAAATAAAGACAAGgacgaagatgaagatatgTATATGGATGTCGGGCCAAGAGTTGCCGATGTTGAAGTGGGCAGGATGACGCCGGATGGAAATTTGAGCAAACACAAGATGCTTGAAGATGACGACGAGGATGACATGCTCCATAGTGAACATGCAAAGTATGATGAGGATTTATCGGGAAGTTCTtctgaagaagatgatgaagatgaggaaGATGATGACGCAAGTAATGAGTTACGTAGAGTTTCTAAACACACTGAATAGACTTGAAATTTTCTCGTTTTTTATAAACTATTGCTCCTGTTGCTCCTGTTGCTCctattactactattactactattattcctcctcctcctcctcctactattacaactattgtttcttctttctacTGTAGACTACTTTACCATTTGCCaattccattttctttccccctttctgcttttttttc
It encodes the following:
- a CDS encoding uncharacterized protein (MEROPS:MER0018608) translates to MQNDMIYRDNRIRTFDSNVDSDKVQYSWNDIIDFPFTSTTGLVDAGFYFAPLKNQPKRLRCGYCTHAVQFNDALDLKSITSEHLKTSFKCPKSSMIEAFYSCNDPNSEDSTRFNWSKHSIYKNPFSKTAIEFRREFFKNFPLDKISYKANSDTLSQAGFVYDPFDRESDRVMCMYCHCALDYWEEDDDPMEEHIKNSSRYCYFLDMFEQRNRKKYELKEKSGDFEVAIDSMRLNKENQSETHSLFVDADDKSSEELNLSLHSETEQGSSSSHDLAMMEKRKDQYSLSHQKSSMPKSELKLKSKSSQVITPDVIEVQSTVAKPLGSRNVTSQFQNSRSDSDSDSDSDSDSDFSQELPKLKRKLEPPNYRTKSLKSDATFFNQQNKRAKLSNLESASSLPRTLPRTKPGRRDENLEYWNKVPDDDLLQEFIDVAKTTSKVPNKETDRKVNVLPVPAPVAENNRELSSTSSLSMVDSNEFEGAEALLNDHKDDSQSNYAPAAAADNDNNNNNNNDNDNDDNNDDDDVVDDDDDDDGFSVDVDAGDTSYKESSGNDDYTEDLDASIVEIKPKTHNKVKQVTKNTKSRQDTKYSKSSASKDMSPKISNKDNDKNKKKPQLIKRVTPAPTVADSSNEILDYADASVSRLETHVSRKARIPPLNIELPQNDQIFREETSKVTEQPAFISPRLSPRKNTMSKKGNGPLSPSIFDMSYDTTLEYATKEKSMEKATGKQKIKHKNKEKDKVEIEEVKVFPKIDGKLKGSIDENLSSQSESKQEPQETLCVDALEVHEIQGSSTANNSLVESSKGEKADAEKKPEVSAPTNPSLHANNEALEHRKRMEFRSTSIPNVEQDLKLNDQTDFDGNASASSNKDQEDNVFDRNVIPAVPAAEKTKNSEKNGQKVESTDVMDSEAEQCIVECATKNNIDKHADGMHSDGINEDHREEEYKENRSTSFDHVANVPMNDKVLLENEKLSKVSEIKSNNELCIGTKVLSPVVDTEKNNVKRVSLLPDKVTESDYADYLKLVEKFTAANSDKHFKHTNEVEANIDEKGKIERDNLMQSPVDYESSSVAHESGPNTRNPQQLSKIPSDVQEYTGNQSDKELEQDQRNKIFNANDENENEIKENDEGEHSTKIVKELDLLGEHPKLEVNETAEVDGIETSGGIEKENDNENDSKIDEKIEMERKQEAKNSKEENKDPLFVANKEETIPVDIDEDEEILLLAQEHFAKIRSPYKLDTVILTEDHTNKGLRLRMSDEGKKEDSKNENRDKKIKDGFLTKIQSVQHQDIVDNSTFVSKTSSSSSSSSSSSSSSSSSAGVTKLQNISEDILKDNKTARIPALSQHGTSALASIDATRGTSSRQENVPDNVSDNISEDILDMTEPLAMNSSLTDARNESNRDAHYDQKNIVNKENKEVEQASRSPEGTADLMMLVLQRKESLETSAKELREFANSEYELSDDINGDLTRFIAEMPEDEEQMTIRQWVEHCANNCRDIVQQTYSELNRAILAEYDTAIKMIESIPSEEE
- the SIT4_3 gene encoding sporulation-induced protein; amino-acid sequence: MSFWPFNNSFNNNNALSKFLDSVHDLSLVTIEDMTKDPTLMQEIINELHNIKGHYNNAKNGSFQFSPTGAENGSDSASFTSSTDNSNSNSTKEIKDGKLIELLIQPHILRGFIVILEESVEFFHQLRIKEEEKIVNSIEENNPTTDIEENDEMEEAKTEVETPDEKFRKCVQSAADILAIDMWIISNRIIETPGIMDELWSLLKLPNLHENSPTVPYLVRILDQLLDLNSIELLNYVRRQENLVDTFLDKIEVPAIMDFFFRIIQTDKPDSPTGILETIASQGVIKKLIEILKPQSETQFENTPYIPDHQQYFRQSSATDFLKALVTISSNAALAVVMETNIGPNQLTRELVTPEIVNTIIHDIMLKKVKDKDGKIQTNKHGINNCVSIIIELIRKNNSDYDLNCGSYSSMLQTGDGTPGEVNSFVMFQWLKDFEQNPPSQRDPIYLGDMLQLFSENLSNFQELLEIEPIPPSKVQTDILGFTRFKISELIAELLHCSNMILLNSKKIRRIIRIRDQIRSQQSKRLRKALEDKIAFKETNAADIHDVTLGLDDVSLDDVHFDTHLHNNNVHDDERHGNDDDDDDDDDDDEEGEKEKEEKEEEEKEGEEENHSNINNHDDVDKAGDERRGDENSLSHDVPTPNSVSNSTSALLKDLELTEDSEDEEPSISPENPFVCTDRDAAIRSDPCVGDYFKIKLIDSNILANIVSKFTKYEWNNFFHNVVFDLIQQIFNGKLNSYNSYLIVELFKTDKCDLTGVIARSFEIEIEPRPGYMGHLILIGEEIVKFTSLYKPDLISPVIVEAVSNQRWIWFINEVLSKTREIYNVVLGADNGDEDTDYGFDTSTVGYLDADEPKKIILGDSSNHDEFVRDNTDSSLNGGFNTDKNANGNAISDENANANTKTNKDKDEDEDMYMDVGPRVADVEVGRMTPDGNLSKHKMLEDDDEDDMLHSEHAKYDEDLSGSSSEEDDEDEEDDDASNELRRVSKHTE